A genomic segment from Nicotiana tabacum cultivar K326 chromosome 9, ASM71507v2, whole genome shotgun sequence encodes:
- the LOC142164034 gene encoding uncharacterized protein LOC142164034, with protein sequence MVDEGGWDEQRLREKIPEDLAMNILENIKAPTLHEDLDNVVWILETRGKFSVKSSWEYIRKRKDTSIVYKNMWVKGLPFKISFFMWNVWKAKLPLDETLKRWGVTLCHRNAGADQIRMRKHWDMSSSDLLQPLRWLDLLNMLKHYTPKLEVHKVIWEFSIEEWLKVNTDGASRGNPGRSSIGFCMRNELGYVVYACGKEVQETTNTIVEAMAMVEALRYCSQHNITQFCLQTYSMMLKKYGNHLG encoded by the exons ATGGTGGATGAAGGAGGGTGGGATGAACAAAGACTAAGGGAGAAGATACCTGAAGATCTAGCAATGAACATACTAGAAAATATCAAAGCGCCAACATTACATGAAGACCTTGATAATGTTGTGTGGATATTGGAGACAAGAGGAAAATTTAGTGTGAAATCATCATGGGAGTACATAAGAAAAAGGAAGGATACAAGTATAGTATACAAGAATATGTGGGTGAAAGGGTTACCTTTCAAGATATCCTTTTTCATGTGGAATGTTTGGAAAGCAAAACTGCCTCTGGATGAAACACTTAAAAGGTGGGGGGTTACTTTGTGCCATCGAAATGCTGGTGCTGATCAAATCCGGATGAGGAAACATTGGGACATGTCTTCTTCAGATCTGTTGCAGCCTCTAAG ATGGCTAGATTTGTTAAACATGCTGAAACATTACACGCCTAAATTGGAGGTACATAAGGTGATATGGGAATTTTCTATAGAGGAATGGTTAAAAGTTAATACGGATGGTGCATCAAGAGGGAATCCTGGCAGAAGTTCTATAGGGTTTTGTATGAGAAATGAACTAGGATATGTGGTGTACGCATGTGGCAAGGAAGTGCAGGAGACTACGAATACAATAGTTGAAGCAATGGCGATGGTGGAAGCTCTAAGATACTGTTCCCAGCATAATATTACTCAATTTTGTTTGCAAACATACTCAATGATGCTCAAGAAATATGGAAACCACCTTGGATGA